The following coding sequences are from one Musa acuminata AAA Group cultivar baxijiao chromosome BXJ1-6, Cavendish_Baxijiao_AAA, whole genome shotgun sequence window:
- the LOC135677126 gene encoding single myb histone 6-like, whose amino-acid sequence MGAPKQKWTAEEESALKAGVRKHGAGKWRTILKDPEFSGTLCLRSNVDLKDKWRNLSVTANGWGSREKARIAMKRSQHIVKHDNSPKAVSTSIEDSDDEILDIKPIAVSSENIHVTGQKRSFSRIDNLILEAITNLKEPTGSNKTTIAMYIEDQYWPPPDFTRLLSAKLKTLTASGRLIKVKRRYRIAPTSAFQKGKSSNISIYEGRQREPSGSVVDDFTPLLRSQVDVELARMRNMTAQEAAAAAAQAVAEAEAAMAQAEEAAKEAEAAEADAEAAQAFAEAAMLTIKNRKTADLIVRA is encoded by the exons ATGGGCGCACCCAAGCAAAAATGGACTGCTGAAGAGGAGTCCGCTCTCAAAGCTGGAGTTCGAAAGCATGGGGCTGGAAAATGGCGCACAATATTGAAAGATCCAGAATTTAGTGGTACATTATGTCTGAGGTCAAATGTGGACCTCAAG GATAAGTGGCGGAATTTGAGTGTGACTGCTAATGGGTGGGGATCTCGAGAGAAGGCCAGAATAGCCATGAAACGGAGCCAACATATAGTTAAGCATGACAATAGCCCAAAGGCTGTCAGCACGTCAATTGAAGATAGTGATGATGAAATACTTGACATCAAGCCTATTGCTGTGAGTAGTGAAAATATTCATGTAACTGGTCAAAAAAGATCATTCTCACG GATAGACAATCTGATATTGGAAGCTATAACGAACTTGAAGGAACCCACTGGATCTAACAAGACAACTATTGCGATGTATATAGAG GATCAATATTGGCCTCCTCCAGATTTTACACGATTATTATCAGCTAAGCTGAAGACATTGACTGCAAGTGGGAGATTGATTAAG GTCAAGCGCAGGTATAGAATAGCACCAACATCAGCTTTTCAGAAAGGAAAATCATCTAATATTTCTATTTATGAGGGAAGACAAAGGGAGCCATCCGGATCAGTAGTTGATGACTTCACACCCCTCTTGAGATCTCAAGTAGATGTTGAATTAGCACGGATGCGAAATATGACTGCACAagaggcagctgcagctgctgctcAAGCTGTTGCGGAGGCAGAAGCAGCCATGGCGCAAGCtgaagaggcagcaaaggaggcagAGGCTGCAGAAGCTGATGCAGAAGCAGCACAGGCTTTTGCGGAGGCAGCAATGTTGACTATTAAAAACAGAAAAACAGCTGACCTG ATAGTCCGAGCTTGA